The following proteins are co-located in the Psilocybe cubensis strain MGC-MH-2018 chromosome 5, whole genome shotgun sequence genome:
- a CDS encoding Trichothecene biosynthesis transcription regulator TRI10, with the protein MAYQSHTPSPAGTPSPSSSTSVSPYINPSPLDMVANDDHDSSYSAQGTPNHSTTNLPRTLNAGKGGCWTCRVRRKKCDEQREGDSCRTCKRLTIKCLGWGAKRPDWMRDKKNVDAYKASIKAQLSRAGLIRGQPRHNPMQVPSHRAVQQQQRQQVRQTTVNSHTGSVNVTRTNFESFHHPLDTSFNAQHGPHLMSGMTGAPSSFDDHISRQFDTYDPTFFQQTALFNPSLGGENTDFGLLSTQTANDVLFQDPTTMPAYNSPANQTAVQEELVMHYFSNVQKAQPFFAGEALTDITYSAILEEPRGAVTFAICALAELHLKQMRVSQGLEPINAAAETSTNYLRNEAVLQLDNNKNTHGCWSEKDAIAALHLVSLSQLSGGASDWESPFTILCQWLHQTNLHLAENPWLTFLSLTASVQHLVKATLWLDVFSSMSTLRPPKFLPLWQKLLGEKNFYDLDLPRSMHMEALTGCPDEALLAIAEISALAHWKTSQIRNGCLSYPDLIRRGTVIEQQLRRQTEQSVATDGVQTGLGSANATHPSVEERSLIANIFREAADLYLHSVLSNSTPGVPEIGSCVTTIVRLFTQLPASEVDRTLVFPICLAGCMTNDSTVRDFFKGRLRLLNESYGNLLQTRRLMEAVWQKRDIGGKEVDFRETIREQGLKLLLI; encoded by the exons ATGGCATACCAAAGCCACACCCCTTCTCCAGCTGGGAccccttctccctcctcttccaccagTGTGTCGCCCTACATCAACCCCTCACCCCTCGACATGGTCGCGAATGATGACCACGACTCCTCCTACAGTGCCCAAGGAACACCCAATCACTCTACCACCAATCTCCCCCGCACTCTTAATGCAGGCAAAGGAGGATGCTG GACATGCCGCGTTAGACGGAAG aaATGCGACGAGCAGCGCGAAGGTGACTCCTGCCGGACATGCAAGCGTTTGACAATTAAATGTTTGGGTTGGGGGGCCAAACGTCCTGATTGGATGCGG GACAAGAAGAACGTCGATGCCTACAAGGCCAGCATCAAAGCACAACTATCCAGGGCAGGTCTCATTCGTGGACAACCTCGACACAACCCTATGCAAGTCCCATCACATCGCGCagtccagcagcagcagcgacaACAAGTTCGACAAACGACTGTAAACAGTCACACTGGTTCAGTCAATGTCACTCGAACGAACTTTGAGTCATTCCACCATCCTCTGGATACTTCTTTCAACGCACAGCACGGCCCCCACCTGATGTCCGGGATGACCG GAGCTCCTTCCTCTTTCGATGACCACATCAGCCGACAATTCGACACCTACGACCCTACATTCTTCCAGCAAACAGCGTTATTCAATCCGTCGCTAGGTGGAGAGAACACAGACTTCGGACTGTTGTCAACACAGACCGCAAATGACGTCCTGTTTCAAGACCCGACTACGATGCCGGCGTACAATTCTCCTGCTAATCAGACCGCAGTCCAGGAAGAGCTCGTGATGCACTACTTCAGCAATGTCCAAAAAGCCCAACCGTTTTTCGCTGGTGAAGCCCTAACAGATATTACGTATTCG GCAATCCTCGAGGAGCCCAGAGGGGCCGTAACATTTGCTATCTGTGCACTGGCTGAGCTGCACTTGAAGCAGATGAGGGTATCGCAAGGGCTTGAGCCTATCAACGCAGCTGCGGAAACCTCCACCAACTATCTTCGAAATGAGGCGGTACTTCAGCTCGATAATAACAAAAACACTCACGGCTGTTGGTCCGAGAAGGACGCCATCGCAGCCCTGCATCTCGTCAGCCTGTCCCAACTCTCCGGAGGTGCTAGTGATTGGGAATCGCCTTTCACGATCCTGTGCCAATGGCTTCACCAAACCAACCTCCACCTCGCAGAAAACCCTTGGTTGACGTTCCTCAGCCTCACTGCCTCCGTCCAGCATCTGGTCAAGGCCACTTTG TGGCTCGATGTTTTCTCCAGCATGTCGACTCTTCGACCACCAAAATTTTTGCCATTGTGGCAGAAGCTCTTGGGGGAGAAGAACTTCTACGACCTCGACCTGCCGCGGAGCATGCACATGGAGGCGCTCACAGGCTGCCCGGACGAGGCATTGCTGGCGATTGCCGAAATTTCCGCCCTTGCTCACTGGAAGACCTCCCAGATACGCAATGGCTGTCTAAGCTATCCTGATCTCATTCGTCGGGGCACTGTCATcgagcagcagcttcgccgACAGACGGAGCAATCCGTTGCCACCGATGGTGTTCAAACAGGGCTTGGTTCTGCCAACGCTACACATCCCTCGGTTGAAGAGCGGTCTTTGATCGCAAATATCTTCCGCGAAGCCGCAGACCTCTATCTGCATTCTGTTCTCAGCAATTCAACGCCTG GCGTACCCGAAATAGGATCGTGTGTCACCACGATTGTTCGACTGTTCACTCAGCTGCCCGCCAGTGAAGTTGATCGTACCCTGGTTTTCCCAATCTGCCTCGCAGGTTGTATGACTAATGATTCCACGGTGCGGGACTTCTTCAAAGGCCGCCTTCGTCTGTTGAACGAGAGTTATGGCAATCTGCTCCAAACTCGTCGACTGATGGAGGCCGTCTGGCAGAAACGAGATATCGGTGGCAAAGAAGTAGATTTCCGCGAAACAATACGAGAACAAGGATTGAAATTGCTCCTTATTTGA
- a CDS encoding Vacuolar transporter chaperone 4 — MKFGTKISTDLYNEWRPFYLDYNGLKRELKTRTTSQTGWSEKDEHEFTLMLTKELDKIHDFQKAKTSELSRRIHEAEKDVQALVVEDTEAHRSSASTPSKQPRAARSSEQLLDAESQTQRRDPYAHDAGSDDDLSDEEEEEESDESFDALEERFHGLEEEVAILVADVHDLALYTKLNITGFMKILKKQTHLALKTSFIQDYLEKRPFYKYNWDALIVKLSKLYDLVRTRGHPVQGDSAAGGSQSAFVRQTTKYWVHQDNLVPLKLAILRHLPVLVFNPDKEFEPKDAAITSIYFDNEDLELYLGRLEKTEGAEAIRLRWYGDVDTKTIFVERKTHREDWTGEKSVKARFPLKEHLVVPFLRGEYTVDEDFQQLVKRGKKTQAEVDAMCQLANEVQYRILTKGLVPVMRSFYNRTAFQLPGDARVRISLDTELTLIREDNWDGRTRSGDNWRRTDVGIDFPFEGVPEEDKEIFKYGVLEVKLQTQFGQQPPKWVTDLVQSHLVEAVPKFSKFIHGCATLLPTRVDLVPFWLPQMDVDILKPDTGYLSVIERPSGSGANSQPSSGRGGAGTPASSSRHTIASGTASAGTSSPELGPSAGVGMGIYTEPLSEGEEEDGYQFAEDEEEEEADEENTKGENTEGKKKQKKKKKLEPARNEDLGKRTGLSGDDVKAAVAYRERMLNAHKQEEEIEENRKRAKKAGKEKEAIRAVDADEGEGEESHVKIAEVNGQVNGKSYKHQRPEMGRHLSTGIGKAALSIDPLAPSLAFDERLKDRLEGEEAKRRRRAAANGNGDGDGGDDQSGVRPKARRSTSSLGSARRRPRGSRSGSRSSRHAAQQYGLRNDEEAADDDDEDNDERPRGDEAEEAAALGRKNGDDRILERNWRAPEGKLIAIPVRIEPKVYFAAERTFLKWLNNAVFIGTIATTLLNFTPADDTRGLISAALFTLAALMAIAYSAGIFVYRSWKLRERQASGLYYDRYGPTALCAVLFVALATNVGLRWSQM, encoded by the exons ATGAAGTTTGGCACAAAGATCAGT ACCGACCTCTACAACGAATGGCGCCCCTTTTATCTAGACTACAACGGTCTCAAGCGCGAGCTCAAA ACACGCACAACCTCCCAGACGGGCTGGTCCGAGAAGGATGAACACGAGTTCACCCTCATGCTCACCAAAGAGCTTGACAAGATCCACGACTTTCAAAAAGCCAAA ACCTCCGAGCTCTCCCGCCGAATACACGAGGCCGAAAAAGACGTACAAGCTCTCGTCGTAGAGGACACCGAAGCACACCGCTCCTCCGCGTCCACACCCTCCAAGCAGCCGCGCGCTGCCCGCTCTTCCGAACAGCTGCTCGACGCCGAGAGTCAGACGCAGCGCCGCGACCCGTACGCGCACGACGCTGGCTCCGACGACGACCTCtctgacgaggaggaggaggaagaatcGGACGAGAGCTTCGATGCGCTTGAAGAGCGCTTCCATGGGCTCGAAGAGGAAGTTGCCATCCTCGTTGCGGATGTACATGACCTTGCGCTGTATACGAAGCTTAATATCACTGGGTTCATGAAAATTCTCAAG AAACAAACCCACCTCGCACTCAAAACCTCCTTCATCCAAGACTACCTCGAAAAGCGGCCCTTTTACAAATATAACTGGGACGCACTCATCGTCAAACTCTCCAAGCTCTATGACCTCGTCCGCACGCGCGGCCACCCCGTCCAGGGCGACTCCGCCGCGGGCGGCAGCCAGAGTGCGTTCGTAAGGCAGACGACAAAGTATTGGGTCCATCAGGATAACCTTGTCCCGTTGAAGTTGGCGATCTTGAGGCATTTGCCTGTGTTGG TGTTTAACCCCGATAAAGAGTTTGAGCCTAAAGACGCTG CTATCACGTCGATTTATTTTGATAATGAGGATTTGGAGTTGTACCTTGGGAGGTTGGAGAAGACGGAGGGTGCAGAAGCGATTCGGCTGAGGTGGTATGGTGATGTCGATACTAAAACT ATATTCGTCGAGCGCAAAACGCACAGAGAAGATTGGACGGGCGAAAAATCCGTCAAAGCGCGCTTCCCACTGAAAGAACACCTCGTCGTGCCCTTCCTGCGCGGGGAGTACACGGTCGATGAGGATTTTCAGCAGTTGGTAAAGAGGGGAAAGAAGACGCAGGCGGAGGTGGATGCGATGTGTCAGTTGGCGAATGAGGTGCAGTATAGGATTTTGACGAAGGGGTTGGTGcctg TCATGCGTTCATTCTACAACCGCACGGCCTTCCAACTCCCAGGCGACGCGCGCGTGCGGATCTCGCTTGACACGGAGCTCACGCTCATTCGTGAGGATAACTGGGACGGCCGGACGCGCTCGGGCGATAATTGGCGCCGCACGGATGTGGGGATTGATTTTCCGTTTGAAGGGGTGCCGGAGGAGGATAAAGAGATTTTCAA GTATGGAGTCTTGGAAGTGAAGCTTCAGACGCAGTTTGGGCAGCAGCCACCCAAGTGGGTTACGGACCTTGTGCAGTCGCATTTGGTGGAAGCTGTGCCGAAGTTCAG TAAATTTATCCATGGATGTGCGACGCTCCTCCCGACGCGCGTCGATCTCGTGCCGTTCTGGTTACCCCAAA TGGACGTGGACATTCTCAAACCCGACACCGGATACCTGAGCGTCATCGAGCGGCCCTCCGGGTCAGGAGCGAACAGCCAGCCGTCGTCGGGGCGCGGTGGGGCGGGCACACCGGCGTCTTCGTCTCGCCATACGATTGCGTCTGGTACCGCGTCGGCGGGGACGAGCTCGCCGGAGCTTGGGCCGAGTGCGGGTGTGGGCATGGGGATTTATACGGAGCCTTTGtcggagggggaggaggaggatggatATCAGTTtgctgaggatgaagaggaggaggaggctgaTGAGGAGAACACCAAGGGTGAAAATACCGAGGgcaagaagaagcagaagaagaagaagaagctcgAGCCTGCGCGGAATGAGGATCTGGGCAAGCGCACAGGGTTGAGTGGGGACGATGTGAAAGCTGCTGTTGCGTACCGCGAGCGGATGCTCAATGCGCACaagcaggaggaagaaatcGAGGAGAATCGCAAGCGCGCGAAGAAGGctgggaaggagaaggaggctaTTCGCGCTGTGGATGCGGATGAaggtgagggtgaggaaAGCCATGTGAAGATTGCAGAGGTGAATGGGCAGGTGAATGGGAAATCATATAAACACCAGCGCCCGGAGATGGGCAGGCATCTATCGACCGGTATTGGGAAGGCGGCGCTTTCGATTGACCCGCTCGCGCCGTCGTTGGCGTTTGATGAGCGGTTGAAGGATAGGCTTGAGGGTGAGGAGGCGAAGCGCCGTCGGCGCGCCGCTGCCAATGGgaatggcgatggcgatggtggTGATGACCAGTCAGGTGTGAGACCCAAGGCGCGCAGGTCGACGTCGTCGTTGGGCAGCGCGCGTAGACGCCCGCGCGGTTCGCGCTCGGGGTCACGCTCTTCACGGCATGCTGCTCAGCAATATGGGCTGAGGAACGACGAAGAGgctgctgatgatgatgacgaggaCAATGACGAGAGGCCGCGGGGTGATGAGGCAGAGGAGGCTGCTGCGCTTGGGAGGAAGAACGGGGATGATAGGATTTTGGAGCGGAATTGGCGCGCACCGGAGGGTAAGCTTATTGCTATACCTGTGAGGATTGAGCCGAAGGTGTATTTTGCTGCTGAGCGGACGTTCTTG AAATGGCTAAACAACGCAGTCTTCATCGGCACAATCGCCACCACACTCCTCAACTTCACCCCAGCAGACGATACACGCGGTTTAATCAGCGCAGCGCTCTTCACGCTCGCCGCGCTGATGGCTATTGCATATTCTGCGGGAATATTTGTGTATCGATCGTGGAAGTTGAGGGAGAGGCAGGCGTCGGGGTTGTATTATGATCGGTATGGGCCTACGGCGCTTTGTGCGGTGTTGTTTGTGGCGCTGGCGACGAATGTGGGGTTGAGGTGGAGTCAGATGTAG
- a CDS encoding GTP-binding protein gtr2, which translates to MSVPNYSSTAKRATVNGANNHRTKILLLGLRRAGKTSIQQVLFNNLPPNQTFYLETTMRIVKHQIDTVIPLELWDCPANTTVESLGAPLSQFSTIIFVIDIRDLYNQPISKLVEFIVASYAENPNIILEVFVHKAEKLQEDDKIENFRQIHERVSDRLLDMSPEYEQMQLNFHLTSVYDHSLHEAFSRVLHKLIDSLPFLEELLNVFCANSQSPKAFLFDTRSRLYVATDASPVDSATHNLCCDYLQMLNSFGPLYKSITATPSRQRQLISGTSIPVPATPPPSSISSISSRSLRPAATPSSTSTAASASTPSSSSSNPSNSNSNARTNAYRPPPPTNGSSSLLAPIPPTPPTPTTPRASATTSPVHTNGKTAGNKDKDRDKDRGVGVGPGSGTGSTTVTPTTVTPTRPSVHGSYFPPMPTPPPSTSTSTTGRTGMVTSPPGPIHPPTTSLTVNVSPDSNGSGSGSGASGIGTGKRKDKDLFYPSASTTLSSFSFSSSSSSASAPASAMGAGHSHSHRHGHGSRHASAHGHSHSQLPTALSASSTSLSRTPVPNGHGHHITPSHSHSHSTNTPTNPSTPITTAPASQPPNPGTTTLTYHLITQHLALLALIPAHVYTERRGLVEYNVVFFREGVQEICEIEEEARGV; encoded by the exons ATGTCTGTTCCCAATTACTCGTCGACCGCGAAGAGGGCGACTGTCAATGGCGCCAACAACCACCGCACAAAGATTTTGCTGCTCGGCCTGCGCAG AGCGGGCAAGACGTCGATCCAGCAGGTGCTGTTCAACAACCTGCCTCCGAACCAGACGTTCTATCTCGAGACGACGATGCGGATCGTGAAACACCAGATAGA CACGGTGATCCCGCTCGAGCTGTGGGACTGCCCGGCCAACACGACCGTCGAGTCGCTCGGTGCACCGCTCTCGCAGTTTTCAACTATCATCTTTGTGATTGACATACGC GACCTGTACAACCAGCCGATATCTAAGCTGGTCGAGTTCATCGTCGCCTCCTATGCGGAAAACCCCAACATTATCCTCGAGGTATTCGTCCACAAGGCAGAGAAGCTCCAGGAAGACGACAAAATAG AAAACTTTCGTCAGATTCATGAGCGAGTGTCTGACCGGCTGCTGGACATGTCGCCCGAGTACGAGCAGATGCAGCTCAATTTCCACCTCACCTCTGTCTACGACCATTCTCTGCACGAGGCATTTTCTCGCGTCCTCCACAAACTCATCGActctcttccttttcttgaAGAGCTCCTCAACGTCTTTTGTGCG AACTCGCAATCACCTAAAGCTTTCCTCTTCGACACCCGTTCGCGTCTCTATGTTGCTACAGACGCGTCCCCCGTCGACTCTGCTACCCACAACCTTTGCTGCGATTATTTACAGATGCTCAACTCCTTTGGCCCGCTCTACAA GTCAATAACAGCAACACCCTCACGGCAGCGACAGCTCATATCTGGCACATCCATACCCGTCCCAGCTACACCACCGCCCtcttccatctcctccatctcctcccgTTCCCTGCGGCCCGCAGCTACAccctccagcaccagcaccgcagcctccgcctccacaccctcctcttcctcttccaacCCTTCAAATTCGAATTCCAACGCCAGAACCAACGCCTAcagaccaccaccacccaccaACGGCTCCTCAAGCCTCCTCGCCCCCATCCCACCGACCCCGCCAACGCCCACCACGCCCCGCGCATCCGCCACCACGTCGCCTGTGCACACAAACGGAAAAACGGCTGGCAACAAGGATAAAGATAGGGATAAGGATAGAGGTGTGGGTGTAGGACCGGGATCGGGAACGGGTTCGACCACAGTTACACCGACGACCGTGACGCCTACGAGGCCTTCTGTCCATGGATCATATTTTCCGCCTATGCCGACTCCTCCGCCTTCTACTTCTACTTCGACGACGGGACGCACGGGTATGGTGACGTCACCCCCGGGGCCTATCCACCCGCCTACGACGAGTCTCACTGTGAATGTATCGCCCGACTCAAATGGATCGGGATCAGGTTCAGGTGCGTCGGGGATAGGAACAGGGAAGAGGAAAGATAAAGATTTATTTTATCCTTCTGCTTCGACGACACTTTCGTCTTTCTCgttttcatcttcctcttcgtctgcTTCGGCGCCTGCGTCTGCGATGGGTGCGGgccattcgcattcgcatcggcatgggcatgggtcAAGGCATGCGAGCGCGCATGGACACTCGCATTCGCAACTGCCAACCGCGCTCTCGGCATCTTCGACATCGCTCTCGCGCACACCTGTGCCAAACGGACACGGGCACCACATCACCCCCTCGcattcgcactcgcactccaCCAACACCCCCACAAACCCCTCCACACCCATAACAACCGCCCCTGCTTCCCAACCTCCAAACCCAGGCACAACAACACTCACATACCACCTCATCACACAACACCTCGCGCTGCTCGCTTTGATACCCGCGCATGTGTACACGGAGAGGAGGGGGCTGGTGGAGTATAATGTTGTGTTTTTTAGGGAGGGAGTGCAGGAGATATGTgagattgaggaggaggcgaGGGGGGTATGA